The Acropora muricata isolate sample 2 chromosome 7, ASM3666990v1, whole genome shotgun sequence genomic interval TGGAACATTCACAATTCCCTGGAAACACGGCTCTGCCAATGGTTGGACGATTGGAAactctgcaattttcaaacagtgGGCTGAACATTCTGGAAAACACAAAGACGGGAGAAATATCCCGGATccttcaaaatggaaaacaaatttCCGATGCACACTCAACGCTCTTCCCTGTTTCACAGAGATGAGAGAAAGAAGTCATCCGCGAGGGCCGCAGGCTTTCAAGATCTTCAAAATTTCGAGGTCTACCCTGAGAAAATTGGACCGGAAAAACAGAAGAGAAACAGATCATTCGAAACGTGAGTGCAAGTGAGCCATAATAAAGAGATAGGTTGAGCGAATCgaaatgatgaaaacaaatatcGGACCATATAGTCATCCGCTGTTCTAATAAGCCGTGAAGTCGGTTTTTTGTCAAGCCGCTGTGCCGAAAAGAGTTTGGATAACAGCTTAGCAAGCTGGGTAAAAATACCGTCCATTGCATTCCCTACTAGGCAAGGCACTCTTCTGTTCCCAAACCTATttaaaatgattacagaaaatcagtaaaattgtaaatggtttctttttttttccttcaaaaatctCTACTGTGTATTACTTTTTTCacgatatttattttttaacaaattCAAGTTGATGACTTTGCTGAGTCAAGcgtaaattattattcaccattTCTTGGAACCAAAAAAATGTCTTAGGCCGTATGAAAATTTAACaggttttcctttgtttctaaGAATTGTTTGTCTCTTAAATTTCAATCTTGGCTCATATCACTGATAACAGCTGTTTCACTTCGGGGAAATCCCTAATTTTTTGCTGCCGGAGCATAATTATCACGTGGTTTCCATGATCACGCTACCGTCACGCATCGTTACATCATCCTTCTGTGAATTctgggaagaaaaagaaaagtggtTCTTCAATCCCTTTCCACAGTCGCATCCACTTTACTGGCTGTCATCTCTATTTTTAGTTTAAAGCAGAAATGTACAATTTCGAACATCACTGCTCATAACATGGACTTTGAAGCTAGTTTGTTATTATTAAGGAAACCAAAACAATGTGTGGAATTGGATGCGTGCTAAATATCCTACTCTGAACAATTCAAACCCTCAGATATTGCACGCATCGAAGCTTCATTGAATGTCTGTCTTTCAAAACGAGTGCGACACGCCCCTTAAGTAGTATTGCAGCAAATTGCGTTTGCTTCAGAAGCCTTTTCTATATGACCTTTCATTTCTTTCCTCTTTCATTTTTAGCCCCAGAACAATTAAGTCTGGCAGACAAGCAAATAATAGAGGTAGGTGTTATTCATCCGATTGTCATTGATAACCCACGTGAGTTGTATCGTTGGCTTTCTAAAGCTGAGGTTTCTCAAGGAACTAGAATATCGCTTCGGTGGGCAAGTGGGTTAAATTACATCTTCCGTAAAAGGATAAAAAAGCTTAGGCCGTGCTGATGAGGACGACAGCTGTTCAGGCTGCTTGAGACGCTAGGGTAATGTGCTGTGCGCATGCGTGTACTATGTGT includes:
- the LOC136923783 gene encoding interferon regulatory factor 2-like isoform X1, which encodes MHDYSKPFGEKKLRFSEWLVQKLDENQVPGVRWIDRNRGTFTIPWKHGSANGWTIGNSAIFKQWAEHSGKHKDGRNIPDPSKWKTNFRCTLNALPCFTEMRERSHPRGPQAFKIFKISRSTLRKLDRKNRRETDHSKPPEQLSLADKQIIEMVDEMQRIGTSTEKTFLPSSPLSPFPAFETFIVNNKDYASISCYLSAWNAMAVDRFVANAKDDTHEVEPTSDPDE